From one Amphiura filiformis chromosome 13, Afil_fr2py, whole genome shotgun sequence genomic stretch:
- the LOC140167838 gene encoding monocarboxylate transporter 13-like: protein MAKVIAKDRGWAWMITLSSLISTGLGNGTMKSLGVMLPTLRQQFSTKTWVIGLSISFITAFGAVTCPIAGAMSKHLTPRHTVMTFSLVAVIGLILASLATSIQFLMIALLIIGFAVGADAVVSAEEAIYFDKYYDISIAISQVGLSLGIMIMPPMTQFLQDIYGWRGAMLLLAGLNLHLIVCGALLKPLKTDAVELEDNEIFKSSRKQQLQENSVITNLVHYLDLSLFADADFVPMLAYSFGSAYCFMGWLIYLVPHAMELGFQPYESSLLATIGGFGNLLAAILYPILKIFTPDKTTLYLTTLMSTFALGLDPLLSRYHSYIGLAFLSGIFVLANGMGILGLYKMIKNVVPDEKMTNAMLWMNVAESIGTICSGFFSGWTFDVTGNFTVSFLILTAISLLAICPQFIVDITRVWTAREHAPL from the exons ATGGCGAAAGTTATAGCAAAAGACCGAGGGTGGGCATGGATGATAACTCTTTCATCATTAATTTCTACGGGTCTCGGGAATGGTACAATGAAATCCCTCGGTGTCATGCTACCAACACTTCGTCAACAGTTTTCTACAAAAACATGGGTCATTGGATTGAGTATTTCATTTATTACTGCTTTCGGAGCCGTTACAT GTCCAATTGCTGGAGCGATGAGTAAACACCTAACACCCAGACACACCGTCATGACATTTAGTTTAGTAGCGGTAATTGGACTCATTTTGGCATCTCTAGCAACATCGATACAATTTCTGATGATAGCTTTACTTATAATAG GGTTTGCAGTCGGAGCTGACGCAGTCGTCTCAGCCGAAGAAGCTATCTATTTTGACAAGTATTATGACATATCTATTGCTATTTCCCAAGTAGGACTTTCCCTCGGAATCATGATAATGCCTCCTATGACGCAGTTCCTCCAAGACATCTACGGATGGCGGGGTGCCATGCTACTATTAGCTGGCCTCAATCTTCATCTTATCGTGTGTGGAGCTTTGTTAAAACCTCTCAAAACGGATGCGGTTGAATTGGAAGACAATGAAATCTTCAAAAGTTCAAGGAAACAACAGTTACAAGAAAATTCTGTAATAACAAATCTGGTTCATTATCTAGATTTATCGTTATTCGCCGATGCTGATTTTGTCCCTATGTTGGCTTATAGTTTTGGTAGTGCTTACTGCTTCATGGGTTGGCTAATATATTTAGTTCCTCATGCAATGGAGCTAGGCTTCCAACCCTATGAATCGTCACTTCTGGCGACAATTGGGGGATTTGGTAACCTCTTAGCAGCCATTCTGTATCCCATATTGAAGATTTTCACACCGGATAAAACAACTCTATACTTGACAACATTAATGAGTACTTTTGCATTAGGCTTAGACCCGCTGCTATCCAGGTACCATTCTTACATTGGTCTAGCATTTTTATCAGGCATATTTGTTCTTGCCAATGGAATGGGTATTTTAGGTCTGTATAAAATGATTAAGAATGTCGTGCCGGATGAAAAGATGACAAATGCAATGCTTTGGATGAATGTTGCAGAGAGTATCGGGACAATTTGTAGTGGATTTTTTTCAG GATGGACTTTCGACGTGACCGGTAATTTTACCGTGTCATTCCTGATACTAACTGCAATATCACTTCTTGCAATATGCCCACAGTTCATTGTGGATATAACACGTGTGTGGACAGCTAGGGAACATGCACCGCTTTGA